One part of the [Synechococcus] sp. NIES-970 genome encodes these proteins:
- a CDS encoding ThiF/MoeZ/MoeB family, with rhodanese domain, whose product MLNPNLDTIELTKDDYERYSRHLILPEVGVDGQKKLKAASVLCIGSGGLGSPLLLYLAAAGIGRIGLVDFDIVDFSNLQRQIIHGTSWVGKPKIQSAKNRILEINPFCQVDLYETQINSENALDIIAPYDIIVDGTDNFPTRYLTNDACVLLNKPNVYGSIFRFEGQATVFNYEGGPNYRDLYPEPPPPGMVPSCAEGGVLGVLPGIIGTIQATETIKIILGAKNTLSGRLLLYNALDMKFRELKLRPNPERPVIEKLIDYEQFCGIPQAKAAEAAQQAAMEEITVTELKAIIDGDADDYVLIDVRNPHEYDIAQIPGSTLIPLPDIEQGDGVEQVRALLADGKKLIAHCKMGGRSAKALGILQEAGISGINVKGGIKAWSEEVDPSVPLY is encoded by the coding sequence ATGTTAAATCCTAATTTAGATACTATAGAACTAACAAAGGATGACTACGAACGCTACTCACGGCACTTAATCCTGCCAGAAGTAGGCGTAGACGGGCAAAAAAAGCTCAAAGCAGCTAGTGTCCTTTGTATCGGTAGCGGCGGCCTTGGGTCGCCATTACTGCTTTACCTTGCCGCCGCAGGCATCGGTCGGATTGGTCTGGTTGATTTTGACATTGTGGATTTCTCAAACCTACAACGCCAAATTATCCATGGCACGTCCTGGGTGGGTAAACCCAAAATCCAATCAGCAAAAAATCGGATTCTGGAAATCAATCCCTTCTGTCAGGTAGATCTCTACGAAACCCAGATTAACTCCGAAAATGCCCTCGACATCATTGCGCCCTACGATATCATCGTTGACGGAACCGACAATTTCCCGACCCGATACCTCACCAATGATGCTTGTGTTCTTTTGAACAAGCCTAACGTTTACGGCTCAATTTTCCGCTTTGAAGGTCAGGCAACTGTCTTTAACTATGAAGGGGGGCCCAACTACCGTGATCTCTATCCGGAACCGCCGCCACCAGGAATGGTTCCCTCCTGTGCTGAAGGGGGGGTTCTCGGCGTTCTCCCGGGGATTATTGGCACAATTCAGGCGACGGAAACGATCAAAATAATTTTGGGTGCTAAGAACACTCTCAGTGGCCGCTTGTTACTCTACAACGCCCTAGATATGAAATTCCGGGAATTAAAGCTACGCCCAAATCCGGAACGGCCTGTCATTGAAAAGTTGATTGACTACGAACAGTTTTGTGGGATTCCCCAAGCAAAAGCAGCGGAGGCAGCACAGCAAGCAGCGATGGAAGAAATTACAGTAACGGAACTCAAAGCGATCATCGATGGTGATGCTGATGATTATGTGCTCATTGATGTTCGCAATCCCCATGAATATGACATTGCTCAAATTCCTGGGTCAACCCTAATTCCCTTACCGGATATCGAGCAGGGAGATGGTGTTGAACAGGTCAGAGCACTGTTGGCAGACGGCAAAAAATTGATTGCCCACTGTAAAATGGGTGGTCGCTCAGCAAAAGCCCTCGGGATTCTCCAGGAAGCGGGAATTTCGGGAATCAACGTCAAGGGCGGGATCAAGGCTTGGAGTGAGGAAGTTGATCCCAGCGTACCTCTGTACTAG
- the sigC gene encoding group II sigma-70 type sigma factor, protein MFDTTNNLDPVYAQDVHSVSELDPSGSMVEVAFSDTELHARGGRSRNEDTVGAFFKEMARYPLLKPDEEIQLAHSVKFLNDAEERRLELQAQLGRSPTNEEWATTLGLETVKQLNSVLYKGRVAKRKMIRSNLRLVVSIAKRYLNRGVPFLDLIQEGAIGLNRAAEKFDPNKGYKFSTYAYWWIRQAITRTIANDARTIRLPIHIVEKLNKLKKAQRTLKQTLQRNPTETELAQELDITPDQLHQLLQLRRQSLSLNHRVGKGEDTELVDLLEDDGLQLPEERMSEAMMRQELWDVLGDVLTDREKEVIALRYGLSSEQPHTLEEVGGMFNLSRERVRQIQSKAMRKLRRPQVARRLKSWLY, encoded by the coding sequence ATGTTCGATACAACTAACAATCTCGACCCAGTTTATGCCCAGGATGTCCACTCTGTCTCTGAACTAGACCCTAGCGGTTCAATGGTTGAGGTGGCATTTTCAGATACAGAGCTCCATGCTCGGGGTGGCCGGAGCCGTAATGAAGATACGGTGGGGGCATTCTTTAAGGAAATGGCCCGCTATCCTCTCCTCAAGCCCGATGAAGAAATTCAACTGGCCCACAGTGTCAAGTTCCTCAATGATGCGGAAGAACGTCGCCTTGAGCTACAGGCGCAATTAGGGCGATCGCCCACCAACGAAGAATGGGCAACTACATTAGGCCTAGAGACGGTAAAGCAGCTCAATTCGGTTCTTTATAAGGGGCGTGTTGCGAAGCGAAAAATGATTCGCTCCAATCTGCGTCTCGTCGTTTCCATTGCCAAACGTTACCTTAATCGCGGTGTCCCGTTTCTAGATTTGATTCAGGAAGGGGCGATCGGTTTGAATCGGGCCGCCGAAAAATTTGACCCCAACAAAGGTTATAAATTCTCCACCTATGCCTATTGGTGGATTCGTCAGGCGATCACCCGCACGATCGCCAACGATGCCCGTACGATCCGGCTGCCGATTCACATTGTCGAAAAGCTCAACAAACTCAAAAAAGCCCAGCGGACTCTCAAGCAAACCCTCCAACGGAACCCGACGGAAACAGAATTAGCCCAAGAACTGGACATCACCCCAGATCAACTTCACCAGCTCCTTCAACTCCGGCGGCAGTCTCTTTCTCTCAATCACCGTGTCGGCAAGGGTGAAGATACAGAACTCGTAGACCTCCTCGAAGATGATGGTCTGCAATTGCCAGAAGAGCGAATGAGTGAAGCGATGATGCGTCAAGAGCTTTGGGATGTTCTCGGCGATGTGCTCACTGACCGTGAAAAGGAAGTGATCGCCCTCCGCTACGGCCTCTCGTCTGAACAACCCCACACTCTTGAGGAAGTGGGTGGCATGTTTAATCTTTCCCGGGAACGGGTGCGTCAAATCCAGAGCAAAGCGATGCGCAAATTACGCCGTCCCCAGGTGGCCCGCCGCCTTAAAAGCTGGCTCTACTAA